In the Natranaeroarchaeum aerophilus genome, one interval contains:
- a CDS encoding non-histone chromosomal MC1 family protein, with protein sequence MVREDGKRNFALREEEGEEPSVFSGNTPRQAALKAARRLNPAPSEEDADTTELRLREKGTDKVHIYEGWAWNEEAPDDKPDWMPEEITEANVSKEGIDHIDE encoded by the coding sequence ATGGTACGAGAAGACGGTAAACGAAACTTTGCACTGCGCGAGGAAGAAGGCGAAGAGCCGAGCGTGTTTTCCGGAAACACTCCCCGACAGGCTGCACTGAAGGCAGCACGACGGCTCAATCCGGCCCCCTCAGAAGAGGATGCTGACACGACCGAGCTCCGGCTCAGAGAGAAAGGGACCGACAAGGTTCACATCTATGAGGGCTGGGCGTGGAACGAGGAGGCTCCCGATGACAAACCCGACTGGATGCCCGAGGAGATCACTGAGGCGAACGTCTCGAAAGAAGGGATTGATCACATCGACGAGTAA
- a CDS encoding quinone-dependent dihydroorotate dehydrogenase has translation MDVYSIAKPLFFRLPAETAHNIVHTGLTVTQGTSVEQWVERRYAVDDARLCVDLWDLEFPTPVGVAAGFDKNAEAPSMLSALGFGHVEIGGVTAEKQPGNPRPRMFRLPEDKALINRMGFNNDGADEIGARMQRLDLPDVPIGVNIGKSKSTPLEEAADDYAYTYERVAEHGDYFVVNVSSPNTPGLRELQNREHLERILGRLTELGADPLLVKLSPDLPEGSIEDALAVVNDLDLDGVIAINTTTERGDSLRNPNAAEEGGLSGKPIENRGTETVKFVSERTDVPVIGVGGISDAEGAYKKIRAGASVVQLYTGLVYEGPGLAREINEGLLELLERDGFDSVEEAVGVDL, from the coding sequence ATGGACGTGTACAGTATTGCAAAGCCGCTTTTTTTTAGACTCCCAGCAGAGACAGCCCACAATATCGTCCACACGGGGCTGACGGTTACACAGGGTACGTCGGTCGAGCAGTGGGTAGAGCGCCGATACGCGGTCGACGACGCTCGGCTCTGCGTGGACCTGTGGGATCTCGAATTTCCCACACCGGTCGGTGTCGCTGCGGGGTTCGACAAGAACGCAGAGGCACCGTCGATGCTCAGTGCACTCGGCTTTGGCCACGTCGAAATCGGCGGCGTTACTGCCGAAAAACAGCCCGGAAATCCTCGACCTCGAATGTTCCGATTACCCGAGGATAAGGCGCTAATCAACCGAATGGGATTCAACAACGACGGTGCAGACGAGATCGGGGCACGGATGCAACGTCTCGATCTCCCGGACGTCCCTATCGGTGTGAACATCGGGAAGTCAAAGTCGACGCCCCTGGAGGAGGCTGCGGATGATTACGCGTACACGTACGAGCGCGTAGCCGAACACGGCGACTACTTTGTCGTGAACGTCTCCAGTCCGAACACGCCAGGCCTCAGAGAGTTGCAGAACCGCGAGCACCTGGAACGGATTCTCGGGCGGCTCACGGAACTGGGTGCGGATCCACTGCTGGTGAAGCTCTCACCGGATCTCCCGGAGGGATCGATCGAAGACGCTCTCGCAGTGGTCAACGACCTTGATCTCGACGGCGTTATCGCCATCAATACGACAACCGAGCGTGGCGACTCGCTACGGAACCCGAACGCCGCCGAAGAGGGTGGGCTCTCCGGAAAACCGATCGAAAACAGAGGAACGGAGACAGTGAAGTTCGTCTCGGAGCGGACCGATGTCCCGGTAATCGGTGTCGGTGGCATCTCTGACGCCGAAGGAGCCTACAAAAAGATCCGTGCTGGCGCAAGCGTCGTCCAGCTCTATACTGGACTGGTCTACGAAGGCCCTGGACTTGCACGCGAAATCAACGAGGGGCTGTTAGAACTGCTGGAGCGGGACGGGTTCGACTCGGTCGAGGAGGCCGTTGGCGTGGACCTGTAA